In Nostoc sphaeroides, the genomic window TTAATATCGGCCATGGGTCGGATTTGTCAGAATTTTTACGGGCAGGTTTTGCGGGAACAGGATTTGCTGGTGCAACTGCAACAGTTTGCAGCCGAGATACTTGAGGCTGGGATTTGGCTGCTTGGTAACTAGAATTTTTGGCAGATTCTTGAGGTTTGGAAAGTGCTGGTACTGGATTAATCGCCTCAAAACATGCTTGCAGGGCTTCGGTGGCGTTTTGGTAGCGGTCTTTGAAGTGATAACTCACCATTTTAGATAATACCGCCGCCAGTCGAGAGTTCACGGTTACTGATTGCTGCCAGATGATTTCACCCGTATCCGGGTTCTCTTGCAATTCTGTTGCCTGTAATCCTGTTAATGCTTGAATGGCGATAATGCCAAGGGAATAGATATCACTGTTGGGGCGGGGTTTACCTTGTCCTTGTTCTGTCGGCATATAGCCAGGAGTACCAATAACTACTGTGGCAGAGGGTTGTCTGCCCACTGTTACCAGTTGTGTACGCAGTTGTTTCACTGCCCCAAAGTCCACTAAAACTAACTTATTATCTGAGGCACGGCGGATGATATTATCCGGTTTGATGTCGCGGTGAATCACGCCTTGGCGGTGGACAAATTCGAGAATTTGTAGAACTTCTTGCAATAGTTGAATTACTTGGCTTTCACTCCAGCCCTTACCAGGTATAAGTTCCTCAGCTAGGGTATGTCCTTCAATATATTCTTGTACTAAATAAAATTCTTGGTTTTCGTCAAAATACGCTAACAGCCTGGGTATTTGGTCATGATTGCCCAGTTTTTCTAAAGTTTCGGCTTCGCTGTTAAACAGGCGTTTAGCAGTATCAAAAACTCTGGGGTCAGTTCCGGGTTTGAGGTGCTTGACAACGCAAATGGGGTTACCGGGCCGCCTAGTATCTTGGGCAATGTAGGTTTGACCAAATCCTCCCATTGCGAGGACTCGAATTACTTGGTAACGATGGTCTAGTAGCTTGCCTATCATATTCCCTCCCCAGAGTTATTACCTAATTTTCCAGCTGGTAATAAATATCTCCAAATTTTCTTCAATGAAATCCGCTATCTTGAGAAAAGATTTAGATTAAAAACGCAGCTTTTTAATAAACGCAGACTGTTTATTTTTCTTTTAGTGCCCCTGTTTATTACCAATGCCACCTAAAATAACAAACTCAGCTGCATGGCAGCAGGCTGAAATCCTCATGCAACCTGCTTTCATTCGCGTTATCGACAATATCCGCAAGCAGCTTGATGAATCTTCCTGGACGGGAACTTACCACGATGTCTTGATTTGGCCCCCTAGCACCACTGATGAAATAAAAGCATTGGTGACTGAACTGTTGCAAGCAATGGAAACTGCAACACCCGAAGAAGCAGATGAAATCAGAGAGACTCTGGCTCGTCTGCCGATGCCCCATCCAGGATATCATCTACGTTTGCAGCGTCAACAGCAAGAAGCGAGTATCGATTTGTGGGAACTGTGTTACGAAGTGTGTTTTATTGAATACAGCCAAGAGTTGGAAGTTGCTGATATTGATACTGGTTTAATCGATGAATTCGGTGAAGTAGATTGGCTGCGTTTGGATGCTAAAGCAAAGGAGTTAGTTGAGCAAGCGTTTGCTAAATTACCAGAAGGTTAAATCCCTCAAAATAGAATACACGAATAAAGCCCACGCGGGTGGGCTTATGGGGTAATGCGATCGCTTTTTCAACCTATCTGGAATGCGTGAATGGTCTATCACTTATCTGATTTTTTACAATGGCTTCCAATTATCCAAGGATGCTCGAATAGCAGTTAGTTCATCCAAGTATTTATTCAACTTTACTTTTTGAACATTAAGAGTTTCACGAATTTGTTCAGCTTCGGCTTCTCTCATCTCCCGTTCTTTCAACAAGCGGTCAAACTCATCTTGAAACCTTTTGATGTAGGCATTAATCTGTTGCTCCGCATTCTTAAAGTCGTCTCGAACTTGCTTGTGAATGATTTTTTGTAAAGCTACTTGACTTCCTGATACCTGAGTGTCTATTTTATGCTTGATTAGTTTGGTTGTTTCGTGCAAATCAACTTCGTAAAAGGAAAGTTTATCTTCAACTTGAATAGTAGCTTGATATGGAACTTGCTCTGTGTAACTTTTATCACTTTTACATAGGCTACCTGATTTTTCGGTTTTAGATTCTGAGCGGAACTTAGTTTCCGTTTCACTCCTTGTAAATACTTCAATCTGATGTTTAACTTGTGCATCTATTCCTTTAAATTCAAATGCGGGAAACTGAATAGGATTGATATTTAGCTTAACCTGTAAGGACTCTCCAACATATTTAGATAGTTCATTAGATATTTGCTGAATATCTGCTTGAATTTCCCTAACTAACTTTTCTCTAATTAAAGTTCCGTTTCTGACAAGCTGATCTTGTGTATCTATCCACCAATTTTGAATAAGTGGACTACAAAACTCATTGATAGTACGACCAATCTCTTGAGCCTCTTTTTCAGTATCTACTCTAATTTTGTATGGATCAGCATTTTTCACCTGAGTATAACGGTTGTTATTAAATGGTGGTGGATTAACTTTACTTAATACTTCTACTAAAGGACGCTGCACTCCAAAAGATAACGCCAAACCACCAAAGATAGGAATAGCATTAGGTAAAGTAAGCCCCATACTTATATTATTACTGGGAATCTCTGCCTTTGGAAGCACTTCAGTAATATCCTGAGTCTTAGGTTTCGAGTATTCAGTAGAACTAGACTTGGCAATTCGATCAATTTCCTCTTGTATCTTATTTTTTGCACCACTAGCAAATGAGATCATTGCTTGGCTAAATTGAGTGGTTAATATTTTTTCTTGTGCTTTTACTGATTCATTTACCTTTTCAACCTTTTTTTTAGATGATTCTGCCCTAATATGATATTCTTCGACCTTATTTTTAAGTAAATGGATTTCAAGTTCCCAACCATTAATTTGTAAGTTAAGAGAATCTTCAGATGCTTTAGCCATTTTCTCAATTTTTAGCAAAACATCACTCAAAAGATTCCAACCTGAATTTTGAGTAATGGTTTGAATCACTGTTTCTTGAATAGTAAGTAAGCCACTGTCTTCTAACGCTTGCGGCGCAATTTTATGTGGTGCAGGTATAATTTGATTACCTTCTTCATCTTCTATAGCATACCTGGCACTGAAAAACTTTTTGAAGTCTTTGATTTGGCTGTCTGTTGCCTTACCTTGTTGAATTAATTTCGCTAAAACTCCTTGTCTAGAACTCGCAGGATAGATAATTGGATTTGAGAAACCAAAGCTAGTTAACTCTCGTTTCAAGTCTTCTATAACATCAGGAATTTCTCTGTCTTTTTCTGTTTTCTGATCTACTTTATTAAGTATGAAGTAAATTTTACCTGTATTTTCGGATAAAATTTCCTTACGATTTTCTATAATGTCCTTAAACATATCTGAAATAGCATTATCTTTGTAAGAGGCGTAATTTAAAACAAATAGAATTGCATTGCAAGTTCGTAGCGCCTCCAGAGCAGTTTGTTTCAGTGCTGTGTTGAAATTGCCAGACTCCCATTCATTCGGGCCAGGAGTGTCAACCAAAGTAAAACCAGCTAAGGAAGAAAGTTTGCTAATAGCTTCGATAGAATGTTCTATCTCAAAGCGTATAGTTTTATCAGGATTGCCTTTCTCCCGAATCTCACGGGTACGTACCAGAAATTTCTGTTGAATTTCTCCAGCATCACCTTCAGCAAGAACAATAGGTCGTCTTTGTCCATCTCGATATTCCAAAAGTCTGGGGATTTGCCCAGATGGAATATGTCGAACGTCTGTACGGCAAATTGTACATGCTGCTGTCTCACTTGCCAGAACATCAGCACCAATCACGGCATTCAAAAAGGTACTTTTGCCAGCTTTCATCGCTGCAATTACAGCCACCTGATACTTCTGCTCTTTCAATGCGTGTAGGGCTTTGTTGATCTCATCCTCAACACTCTGCAAACCTTTGGTATCGTCTCCTTCGCTGAGGCGACCTTGGCGAATTTCTTGAAGGTACTGTAAAAGGCGTGTGCCAGTGTTGTATATCCTGTCGTGTGCTGCTTGGAACTGTTCAGAGGACATAATTAATTATGTGAAGGAAAGTTTAGCTAAAGTACGTACAGCTTAAATTACTAATGAAAATATTCGTCTCAATAATTGCACTGTCACACTAAAGGCGATCGCACCCCATCCTAATCAACCAATCATCACACTACTCGCACAGAAAGAAAGTTATATGAACAAGCCTCAAGAAGAATTACACTTAAGACCCCGTACTACAGAAACAGTATCAATAAAGATACCAACAGATACATTGCGATCACTCGAAAAAGTAGCAGCTAGTCGAGATATATCACCTGAAGCCTTGCTCAAGTTATATATTGGGCAGGGTTTGCGGCAAGATTTAGCCAAGTTATGATCTGAGTAGGTACTGGAATAAACTGCTCAAGTTCTAGCAAGGCACATCGAATTGAAAGAGAAAAATTTAACCATAATTCAAAAAATTCAAGCTGAAGCAACTCTTTAGTTATCTGCCAGCAAAAAGTACCAAATATATTGAGGAACAAAAAATGTCTAATAAAACAAACTACACCGAAGCTTGCAATAATTTTGAAAAAATTTACGAAGAGGCAATTAGCACTCGTGAACCTGTAGTTGTTAATCGTGAAGGTGCAGAAAGTGTATCTGTCATACCTACTGCGGAACTTAACAGTATCATAGAGACAGCATACTTATTTCAATCACCTGAGAATGCAGCACGTCTTTTAGATGCTTTACAACGTGTTAAGGCTAAGACTAATGTGCCCCAAACTATAGACGAGTTGCGTAAAGAGTTCTCGCTCTACGAAGAAGAGTAAATAAATTCAATGTCGGATAATTTAGAACCAGAAGCACTTCCCCAATCTGAAGTTTCTCAAGAGGATAATTTAGAACGTAACCTCGTTTTTGACCGGAGATTTCTGGAAGACCTTACCTACTGGGTAGAGACAAATAGAAAAACTGCACTCCGCGTCTTATCTTTAGTTGAAGAGATTAGGCGGAATCCCTTTCAAGGGACAGGCAATCCTGAAAGATTGAGATACTATGATGCAAATATATGGTCGCGCCGAATCACTCAAACTGACCGGATTGTTTACGTAGTAAGTGATGACCGAGTTGAGTTTATTCAGGCGCGATACCATTATGGCGATCGCTAATTTCATGATTAAGTGATGTAAACAAGCTGAGGTGGAATCGGAGATGCATTGAAGCCGCAAACGCTTATTTGCTAAGATTTCCAGTGCGACAACATTGAAACAGGGCAACTTCTCATCACCATGCCAACATCTACACTTGACGATCAAGACGCAGCAGCTATCCAAGCAGCCAGAGTTGGGGTTGCAATATGCGATCGCACCGCCTGGGGACGCATCAAAGTAGCTGGCGACGATCGCCTCAATTTCTTACACAACCAAAGTACTAACAATTTCCAAATACTCAAGCCAGGACAAGGTTGTGATACAGTTTTTGTCACTTCCACAGCCAGAACAATTGATTTAGCAACCGCCTACGTTAGAGAAGATGCGGTAATCTTGCTAGTTTCACCCAACCGCCGCCAATATCTCATGGAATGGCTCGATAAATATATTTTCTATGCCGATAAGGTGGAATTATCTGATATCACCCAATACACCAACACTTTCAGCCTTATTGGCCCAGGAAGTGACGCTGTTTTAGAAAAGTTGGGTATTGGCGAACTCATTGGACAAGCTTACGGAAGTCACAAAGTATACACAATTGCTTCTGCCGAGGGTGTGCGGATTGCTGTGGGTAGTGGGTTAGCTGCTCCCGGATACACCTTTACTTTCCCCTATACTGATAAATATTCGGTGTGGAATAAATTGTTAGAAGCTGGGGCGGTAGAAATGAGCGATCGCGCCTGGGATGCTTTGCGAATCTTACAAGGCCGCCCCGCCCC contains:
- a CDS encoding serine/threonine protein kinase — protein: MIGKLLDHRYQVIRVLAMGGFGQTYIAQDTRRPGNPICVVKHLKPGTDPRVFDTAKRLFNSEAETLEKLGNHDQIPRLLAYFDENQEFYLVQEYIEGHTLAEELIPGKGWSESQVIQLLQEVLQILEFVHRQGVIHRDIKPDNIIRRASDNKLVLVDFGAVKQLRTQLVTVGRQPSATVVIGTPGYMPTEQGQGKPRPNSDIYSLGIIAIQALTGLQATELQENPDTGEIIWQQSVTVNSRLAAVLSKMVSYHFKDRYQNATEALQACFEAINPVPALSKPQESAKNSSYQAAKSQPQVSRLQTVAVAPANPVPAKPARKNSDKSDPWPILIGILLAGGTAALVANISPNVKNLAFNLTGKDTALANKCSAVVVGNSNIRSEPSSINSGNVVQTVADNTNFEVTGKRTKRGWIEVKLKSGRLAWAHSDVITNNQEWGSCLREKGIATKIVDDSSLIATRPTPKPQSKSRDVVTPLPEKPKGSTDDAGKTERSQPTDNSTNIIEQAKKKYDSGDIVGAIALLKSVPANAASGIQETGKMIAQWQEDWAKAEALSNEINKAIDDGKWDKVLDYRNHPEKLPNTKYWRNRIEPLFKQAAENLAKQALTKLGNQGNQKTTQQKLPNTNQPATTESPNATETPQGGL
- a CDS encoding YgfZ/GcvT domain-containing protein, with the protein product MPTSTLDDQDAAAIQAARVGVAICDRTAWGRIKVAGDDRLNFLHNQSTNNFQILKPGQGCDTVFVTSTARTIDLATAYVREDAVILLVSPNRRQYLMEWLDKYIFYADKVELSDITQYTNTFSLIGPGSDAVLEKLGIGELIGQAYGSHKVYTIASAEGVRIAVGSGLAAPGYTFTFPYTDKYSVWNKLLEAGAVEMSDRAWDALRILQGRPAPDAELTDDYNPLEVGLWQTISFTKGCYIGQETIARLNTYKGVKQHLLGIRLSAPAEVGSAIAVGDEKVGKLTSYTQTTDGYFGLGYIRTKAGGVGLKVKVGETEGEVIEIPFVSHDYP
- a CDS encoding Txe/YoeB family addiction module toxin, which encodes MSDNLEPEALPQSEVSQEDNLERNLVFDRRFLEDLTYWVETNRKTALRVLSLVEEIRRNPFQGTGNPERLRYYDANIWSRRITQTDRIVYVVSDDRVEFIQARYHYGDR
- a CDS encoding type II toxin-antitoxin system Phd/YefM family antitoxin, which gives rise to MSNKTNYTEACNNFEKIYEEAISTREPVVVNREGAESVSVIPTAELNSIIETAYLFQSPENAARLLDALQRVKAKTNVPQTIDELRKEFSLYEEE
- a CDS encoding dynamin family protein, which produces MQSVEDEINKALHALKEQKYQVAVIAAMKAGKSTFLNAVIGADVLASETAACTICRTDVRHIPSGQIPRLLEYRDGQRRPIVLAEGDAGEIQQKFLVRTREIREKGNPDKTIRFEIEHSIEAISKLSSLAGFTLVDTPGPNEWESGNFNTALKQTALEALRTCNAILFVLNYASYKDNAISDMFKDIIENRKEILSENTGKIYFILNKVDQKTEKDREIPDVIEDLKRELTSFGFSNPIIYPASSRQGVLAKLIQQGKATDSQIKDFKKFFSARYAIEDEEGNQIIPAPHKIAPQALEDSGLLTIQETVIQTITQNSGWNLLSDVLLKIEKMAKASEDSLNLQINGWELEIHLLKNKVEEYHIRAESSKKKVEKVNESVKAQEKILTTQFSQAMISFASGAKNKIQEEIDRIAKSSSTEYSKPKTQDITEVLPKAEIPSNNISMGLTLPNAIPIFGGLALSFGVQRPLVEVLSKVNPPPFNNNRYTQVKNADPYKIRVDTEKEAQEIGRTINEFCSPLIQNWWIDTQDQLVRNGTLIREKLVREIQADIQQISNELSKYVGESLQVKLNINPIQFPAFEFKGIDAQVKHQIEVFTRSETETKFRSESKTEKSGSLCKSDKSYTEQVPYQATIQVEDKLSFYEVDLHETTKLIKHKIDTQVSGSQVALQKIIHKQVRDDFKNAEQQINAYIKRFQDEFDRLLKEREMREAEAEQIRETLNVQKVKLNKYLDELTAIRASLDNWKPL